From Mytilus edulis chromosome 8, xbMytEdul2.2, whole genome shotgun sequence, one genomic window encodes:
- the LOC139487023 gene encoding cholecystokinin receptor-like: protein MTNNSSLFENETQNGSLTPTKHLLVPIIYVGCLCVLGIPGNTLVLAVYGLMRKSSVYRTIILVLGVNDLLVCGITLPFELYTMNNYLSFREKWTCKIFRFLNYLFVHNSILVLLLMAIERYRRVCRPLKVQMSTKIGRIWILFIFLFCLVYTVPNIFIRGIHTVQIHANLTGHECATSDDFINSNIPIIYTSISFFICLGSIAILIIVYFCIGKNIFEHFKFVKSLKTEGKSDHQSTVECTANSKSISISDNCDLESVGRISMHSRFSSSFKQNWPSMRYSQRPKKVPAHHSNKSTKIALLITIIFVLSYIPHLVASTMSGVHGDSFISRYLPLSVFHLMQRTYAMNHVVNPFIYGFIDRRFRIECKTVLILLFQKFKCRLK from the coding sequence ATGACTAATAACTCCAGTTTGTTTGAGAATGAAACACAAAACGGAAGTCTGACTCCGACCAAACATTTACTTGTGCCTATTATATATGTTGGATGTCTTTGTGTTCTTGGAATTCCGGGAAATACACTCGTTCTTGCAGTTTATGGCTTAATGCGAAAGTCATCGGTATACAGAACAATCATTCTTGTCCTAGGAGTAAACGATTTGTTGGTATGTGGAATAACTTTACCCTTTGAACTTTATACCATGAATAATTACCTTTCTTTCCGTGAAAAATGGACATGTAAGATTTTCCGGTTTTTGAATTATCTGTTTGTTCATAACTCTATTTTGGTTTTACTGTTAATGGCAATTGAAAGATATCGTAGAGTTTGTCGACCGTTAAAAGTTCAAATGTCAACTAAAATCGGAAGAATTTGGattcttttcattttcttattttgtttagTCTATACTGTTCCGAACATTTTTATAAGAGGGATACACACAGTCCAGATTCATGCAAACCTTACTGGTCACGAATGTGCGACGTCAGATGATTTTATCAACAGTAATATACCAATCATTTATACGTCCATAAGCTTCTTTATATGCCTTGGAAGTATAGCAATTCTTATAATTGTGTATTTTTGTATTGGAAAAAACATATTCGAAcatttcaaatttgttaaaagtttGAAAACGGAAGGTAAATCAGATCATCAATCAACAGTCGAATGCACCGCCAATTCGAAATCGATATCTATATCAGACAATTGTGATCTAGAATCCGTGGGTAGGATTTCAATGCATTCTAGATTTTCAAGTTCATTCAAACAAAATTGGCCAAGCATGAGATATTCACAAAGACCAAAGAAAGTTCCAGCACACCACAGCAACAAAAGTACTAAAATTGCtttattaataacaataattTTCGTCTTAAGCTATATCCCGCATTTAGTGGCAAGCACTATGTCAGGAGTGCATGGCGACAGTTTTATTTCAAGGTATCTTCCATTATCAGTTTTTCATTTAATGCAAAGAACATACGCCATGAACCACGTGGTTAATCCTTTTATTTATGGTTTCATTGACAGAAGATTTAGAATTGAATGCAAAACTGTCTTAATACTACTTTTTCAGAAATTTAAATGTAGacttaaatga